From one Idiomarina sp. X4 genomic stretch:
- the pdxJ gene encoding pyridoxine 5'-phosphate synthase, which translates to MRALRLGVNIDHVATLRNARGVRYPDPVAAASIAERAGADGITIHLREDRRHITDRDVAMLKQTLNVPMNLEMAVTDEMLEIAIKTQPAYSCLVPEKREELTTEGGLDVAGQVENIANATKRLTDAGIQVSLFIDADRKQIDAAKEAGSPIIELHTGQYAEADTEEEQKKELVRLMEAAEYAHSIGLQVNAGHGLHYHNTFDVAQIPQMVELNIGHSIIARAVLDGLDKAVRDMREILDKAR; encoded by the coding sequence ATGAGAGCATTACGCTTAGGGGTAAATATTGATCACGTTGCGACGTTACGCAATGCACGTGGTGTACGTTATCCAGACCCGGTCGCGGCGGCCAGTATAGCTGAGCGTGCCGGCGCCGACGGGATTACCATTCACTTGCGTGAAGACCGCCGTCATATTACGGATCGCGATGTGGCGATGCTTAAGCAAACGTTGAATGTACCCATGAATTTAGAAATGGCCGTGACCGATGAGATGCTGGAAATAGCCATAAAAACACAACCAGCCTATAGCTGCTTAGTACCCGAAAAGCGCGAAGAGCTGACCACAGAAGGTGGTTTAGACGTTGCCGGTCAAGTCGAAAATATCGCTAATGCTACCAAGCGTTTAACGGATGCAGGTATTCAGGTGTCTTTGTTTATTGACGCTGATCGCAAGCAAATCGATGCGGCAAAAGAAGCCGGGTCTCCTATAATTGAATTGCATACAGGCCAATACGCTGAAGCCGACACGGAAGAAGAGCAGAAGAAAGAATTGGTCCGCTTAATGGAAGCGGCGGAGTACGCGCATTCTATTGGTTTGCAGGTTAATGCTGGTCATGGACTTCACTACCACAACACATTCGACGTCGCGCAAATTCCGCAAATGGTCGAACTGAATATTGGTCACTCTATTATTGCCCGCGCAGTTTTAGATGGTCTGGATAAAGCTGTCCGCGATATGCGGGAAATACTTGATAAGGCAAGATA